Below is a window of Sylvia atricapilla isolate bSylAtr1 chromosome 17, bSylAtr1.pri, whole genome shotgun sequence DNA.
CCAGCCCAGGTGCCTTAAATGAGCAGCCTGTAGTTTATTCCACTGTAATTAACATAAGCTTTGATTTAGATGACACTTTTACAAGTCAAATATTGGATTCCAAGTTGAATACAGAAGACAGTTTCCACCCACGTTACTGTTTTGGTCCTTTTCTGTGGTCATCCTGCAACCACCCTGAAATCCCCCAGAATATGAGCAGCACCTGCTGGGAAACAAAGATTGTACCTTACAGAACAGGTCTGGCCTTTGGTTTCTATTTAGGAGCTTTTAACATTTggtgttgcatttttttttctttccatttcaatATGAACCAAGGGGAGagaccaagagaaaaaaaatctggagtaTTTTGATCTTTGTGGCTTTATATGGACTTCATAAGCTTCGTTTGTTCTACTGCCAAGTTCCTTTGTGTTTAAATAGATAACAGACCAAGACGACTAATCACTTCCaataaaaaaacacaccaaacccaaagcattccctttcttttccaattAATGCTTGTAAACCCATGCTCCTAGACAGGGCTTGTGACCTAAACACttctgttttgttggggttttttccttttcttttcaaaaacaacTGCCTAAGGCATAGActgggctctgtgctctgcagattTATGAAAGAATCTTGAAAAAAGGCTCCAAGAGCGTCTTTGGGAGAAGGGAGTTGTAAATATGATGTGCAAAAGCAGCCTCATGCACCTTTAGAAAAGCACAGGATGGTGGCTGGTGCCACCATTTATGGACTTCCTTCCTCCTTGGAGGCTGGAGGCTATTTGTGGTGAAGGAAGAAATAGCAGATTCACATGGAACTGTCGCTGTGTTATGTAAAATGCATGTTGGTTGCTGGTTTACTGGTGAAAGCTGGTATCTGCCGTCACTATTTTGAGAGGGTTTGCACttaaaaaagagataatttgCCCAATCAAAAGTAGCTACATTTTATTGAAGTAAATAAGGCTGAATGTCCTTGAAACAGAAGATGAGTTGGTTGGATGAATCATGGGTGCTCATCAATGCAAAGGTtcttttttatatgaaaatgtttttgtaatgaaaataacacagagttttaaatgctgtgacacatttttcctttagctTCTTAGGATTTTTTCTCACACAACCAACTGTTTAGGGCAACATATTTGTGTGGTCAAAAAGTTGTATGTTTGCCAACAGCACAAATTATCAGTAGTAGGAAGTGAGAATTATGTGAATTACTTATGTGGGTTATATTTCTCTTGGAGGTTGACTATCCAATATACACCACCACAGTCTCTAAGAGTGGCTTCCCATATTAGATTTGATGCTCCACAAAAGTAGGAGCTAAAACTTGCAAAAGCCTCATGAATTTCCCCGTCTTAAGGGTGTCTTAAACCAGTTTCTGAAGGGAAAGAGGAGCCAGAACTTCCATTGGTCTGGCAGACTGCATCCTGGGTATAATCTCTGGCAAGATGTAAGactctttgttttatttcccaggTGTATTACTCCTGTGGTGCAGTGGTGGAATCAATGGAAAGAGGCCTGATTTTGTCACCAGGTTTTCCAAACAACTACTACCCAGGGACACACTGCGTCTGGCAGTTTTTCATTCCCATGAGAACCCATCTCGTCTTGGAAATATTTGACTTTGACATTTTTGAGAGCTCTAGTGAAACTCCAACCCCCTGGGATGGCTTTTCAGTCCCTGCTACAACAGAAAATAAGGACATGCCTTCTCTTGGGGAAAAGCTGGACTTTGCTGTGCACACCACAAAACCCCCCCTCCGGACCTCCACATCAAAGGTGGCTCAGAAtctgagcagcactggagacCACTCAAAGGACTTTGCTAGTCACCTGGATGAACTGCCAGGAACCAGCTCAAAAAAAGATGAAGCCAAACAAGCATTTGAAGAAAACCAGTGGAAGCAGATGAAGGAGCCCAAAGCAATCACCAAGGCTCAGCCAGTGGAGCTGCCATTCCCTGTGGCTGGTAGTGCCTCAGTGCAGAGGCAAAATACCAGTGGCCTGGACACAGGAGAGGATTTGGAAGGGAAGATTTTGCTTGCCCACCTAGCTGCTAGTGAGAGAGATGAAGTCACAGTAGAGAGCTGGACTCTTCCCTCAACAGCACTGCCCATGGAAATCTCCTCCAGCCCTCAGCCAGCAGTGGATGTCTGTCCCCATGATGTATTATATGTCTCCGATCTCATCACATTCTCCTCTCGCTTCTGCGGCCCCAATTCCCCTGTAAACAAGACCATGGTCTTTGGTTCATCTCTGGAGATGGTTGAGGTTATCATGGAGCTGATCACCACCACGGACCGGGGCCGAGGCTTTGCGATGCTGTTCGAGTACAGGAACATCACTGACCCCAGCTCTGTGGATGCtgtgaggcaggagaggagggaaaacatgATGATGCTGGCAATTGTAACAGGGATCGTTGTCTTTGCTCTTGCTTTGCTCTCTGCCCTCTGCGTAGCTTGCAGGTAAGGTGATGCACACCAGAGCCTTGGAAACTCTGTGCCATTATCCATAGGGAAAAGACCAGAAAAGAGTTACATTTCCAGAAAAGAGTTGTGTCTCCTTTTGTCTGTTAACTCCTGCTGTGCTCCAAatggggagcagcagagtgGGTACAGAGGACGTCAGTGCCACTCACTGATTCTGCCCTAGGCTCCTCAGTTTTCTTTCCTACTTCTATAGCTCCTGTATCTCagatttatcttctttttcctgcagaaatacCTGAACAATCAGGACTTtcctggggattttttgtttcaatGGCAGTGGTGCCTTTGAACCTCAGCTTTTGGCTGATGGACAAAATCAGCACAGAAAGATTATCCTTCCCTGAGTCTCCTGAGCGGGCTGAGCTGATAGTCACTGCATCTTTTCACAGAAATCCCACAGTTTGGCTCTAACTAACCACCACTAGTactctgcagaaataaaaaataaccaaagtATTACCACATataattaagattttaaaatattttcccatctGTAGCATATTTTATCCAAGAGACTGTGCAGACATTTTAAACCCAATGCATTCAGTGTGTTAGGAAGTCATCTGCACATCCCTTTGATGCTGGGGAAGAGCCCAGAGCCATGCTGCAGTACCTCTCATCCTTCCCAAATGCAATCCAAAACGGTCCAGTCAGGTGAGCTGATGGTCAGGCTGCCTTGTGGATTTCCAGGCCCTGATGCTAACTACTTAAAAGGCTAAAACCAGACGGTTACACAAGCATGCCTCTCCAGtcaattgcttttcttttatatatttcttttctctataTCTATCCAAGGAACATTTCTCCGCCCCCCAGcatatgtttgcatttttctaaCTTCctagtgaaaacatttttgtagaAACAGTGATtgatttctctcccttccaacaaattcaaaacacagctcatgctccccaggttttttttttttttttttttttttttttttttgtcaaaataaacaccgtttttcaaatgttttgacTTCAGTGAAAACATCAGGTAAACTGAAGCAAACAGTGCCCCTTGCAGGGCTCCACTCTGGTGGCTGGGTGTTGGCAGGAGTGTTCATTGCCCAGAGCCAtcatggagctgctctggttCCTCCTTTCCTGCATCCCCTGCCTCACCCAGTGCATCCTCCTCCCCCAGAGGTCTCAGGATTGCCCAGACACTTCTCGCCCCTGGGGCTGGTTTGACAGAGCATCTTGGTTTTCCTTGTCCTTATGGAGGCTGCATTTTAGCTCTGGCTGaataaacacaaaatgcagCCCAGTCAAACTGGGCACCAGAGAACACGGTGGTGAAGCCTCAATATCATCTCTCGCTGTATAAACAGAAATTCCTGCTTGCAGGGTCTGAGCTTTTTTGTAGCTGTAATAGTTAAACTTGCATGTGCTACATCTAActaacatttttgttttttaaagagctCGCAGAACGCTAATTTAGACCACAGTTTTTTTGCTAGCTCTAAAGGAAAAAGTCTGGTGGAAAATGTCTTCCAGATAccaaatactttatttttataccCTCGCCAATCTtcaaaagagacagaaagaggcTCTCTTTGCTATGGCAGCAGTCTGGGCTGATACACATGTTGAGTAGGCTGTTCTTGCTCCAATACCCCTATTTAATTTCACTGTAACGATCCATGAAGCAGAGTATTATTCAACCCAAAAAGTACACTGGCAATCTGAGGCTCCACTGGCTGAGGTTTCCTCTGCAAAGGCTGTTTAGAAAGTCAGGCCATGCTGCTCACATTCACAGCTTGGCTTTTTGCTTGTCAGATGTTTACAAAATAATGTTCTGCTCCTGCtgaccaacagaaaaaaaatgtccacAGGATTTCAGCCCCACACACCAATGTTTGTGTGTTCTGGTCCCTGGGAATACACCCTACCAGGGCTCCTATGGCACAAGATTAGGCCTGATTCTTTTAACACTGGCATTTATGCCTCTTCATTGTTCtacaatcctttttttttttaccttaatttttttcctttttttttccttttttttttttcctaagaagaTATCTATACCTCAGCCAGCTATTGACCGAATCTAAATAGAGACTTCCCCTACTCCTTTAGCCTCTTGGCAGGGTTGTTTACTACCCCAGCCTCCTGTATTCCCTGCATGCTGTTCCTAGGAAGCCTTGATgcaccattttattttttgtcagaCTTAGAGCATTAACTGAGACCAGGTGGAAATGATGCCATGACCTGTGCTGAGTTACCTCACCTGTGTTCACTGGAAAAgtcttttccccctcttcacTGTGATGACTGCTTTGGGGGTATTGGTGTCTGGCCCCAGAACCACTGGCACTGGTTGGAGCTTGGAGCTGTGTGTTTTTAATGCAGCTCAGAATAAAACTGCTGAGGCCATTAAGCACTAAGCATTAAACTTCTTTTAGACTGAGCCCATCAAGCTCTATTTTATGCTTCTTGTCCTAAATAGGGGCTTGAAATCAGGTGTCAAATGTGTGTTAGCCACAGTCTGTCCTCAGTGCAGAAAATGTCTGGGTGGCACGGGGTGGGCTGAGGGGGAAATGATGGTGCTTTACCAGTGCAGCACACTCAGAACTGGGACCAGCCCCCCgaggcacagggacactgtccTGGCTGGACTGGGCACTGCAGAGGATGCCAAGAGGAACCTGGAGGCTCTTGGCCTTGTAAACTTGCCTTctactttcttttctcttcacaCTTTATTTATTCCTCTGGTACCAGGTTtagctgttgattttttttttccatttctctctgctaGTCTTGCTCAGCTAAAAGTAGCAGCCTCTGCCTTGCCAGGAGTAGAAATGGCCTGGGATGGGCTTGGCACCCACTGCCACTCCAGTGCACCAAGTCATCAGCAGTATCTGCTCAGGCTCATTGCATTGAGCAGGGCAAAGCTCTCTGGGGAAACTCCAAGTCTCTGCCACACTGCAGCTTTTGTTTGCTACTTGGGGAGGGAATGAAAGCTTCAGTTGTTAGTTGGCCAATAATTCTAATTACTTTTGGCCATGAAGCCTGGCTCGAGTAATgggggattttttattttctttcccaagccCCAAGAACAACAGATACGTCCACCTTATTTAATTTTAGTCCTGTCCCATGCAGTCAAACTTCCACTGTGTGGTTGCAACCTATGCATTGCAACTGCACCTTACACCTGCACAGCCTCCCAGCCCTTGAGTGTAGAGTGAGCCCATCAAGCCTTCAGCATTGCCATCTCTCCTCACCCTGCCAGCCACTGCCTGCTGCCCATCCATCACCTGGGGGTGAGAATTTGCCCCCAGTAACCTGGGTTGCATCCCATCAGTCAGTGCCTAATGCCTCGTGTCTGCACTGTCCCCTGGAGAACCACTGGGCACAGACTACACTTGTTTCAGTCATGATCACATCCCCCTGTGCCAGCCTTTCTTTGTGATATCTTTAAGTCTTATTCGTCCAAAAGTTTATAACACTAGTTGTTTCGTAACCTCAGTTTTAATAATAATGTGAAAAAATGGCTAAGAACATGCATGTGTCTCCCTTCAGCCAAGTTCATCCCATCATCATCTGCCACAGCGCTGCCTTTTAGTGAAACAGTCATACAAATGAACAGCATCTGATGCTCTCTGCTTGCTAAATATAACCCAGTATGCAGAATTAGCTATGCAGATGAAATATTCTGTCTAGCAGGATAAGAAGGATGTCACTGCCCAGACTGGAGGATCTCAGTCTGCTATTCAGTTACTGATGTGAAAGAGCAGCTGTCAGGGGGGAGCCTGGTGGGACTTGGCCAAGGTCTGAGCTCTGTTCCTGCTTTTGTACTGAGCATGGGAAGAAGATGACAGgtccttctcttcttcagctgACCCTCCACCACATGAGCATATCATTTTCTCCCCTTGTTTACAGGCCTTGCTGCCTTCAGTCTTGGCAAGTATTTTGGATGCTCATAACCTGCTGGGTTCCCCTCGCAGGATGAGCAGAGCCGAGAACTTTCCTGCTGTGGATCTTTAACTCACTCGAGggcttgttgttgttgttgctgtctCTCCTTTTCAGGCAGAGAACGTGCCCCAAAAGGAGCTCATCCAACGCATGCAGTGACCAGGAGGTTAGTGCTAATGGCTTCAgcaatttctgtttctctctttcataTTGGCTGTTGCACTGTTTATCTGACGATGTTTACTGGGGCATGTTCTGAGTTGTAGAACAGGATCCAGAACTCCACTGTCGATATCAATGAGCTCCAGCTGGTGGTGCCAAGCCGGGAGAATGAAAACAACAACCACTCTGTGAGCCGGGAGCAGGCGGGTAAGGGCGGGGGCATGGGCCGGAGCGGGTCAGGGCAGCCCGGAGCCCCGGGCCAGCTCATCACAGCCTTCCTCCCCTTGCCCTCCTCACTGTCTCGCCCATGCacagctggggagctgctccacagc
It encodes the following:
- the LOC136368947 gene encoding uncharacterized protein isoform X2, encoding MERGLILSPGFPNNYYPGTHCVWQFFIPMRTHLVLEIFDFDIFESSSETPTPWDGFSVPATTENKDMPSLGEKLDFAVHTTKPPLRTSTSKVAQNLSSTGDHSKDFASHLDELPGTSSKKDEAKQAFEENQWKQMKEPKAITKAQPVELPFPVAGSASVQRQNTSGLDTGEDLEGKILLAHLAASERDEVTVESWTLPSTALPMEISSSPQPAVDVCPHDVLYVSDLITFSSRFCGPNSPVNKTMVFGSSLEMVEVIMELITTTDRGRGFAMLFEYRNITDPSSVDAVRQERRENMMMLAIVTGIVVFALALLSALCVACRQRTCPKRSSSNACSDQENRIQNSTVDINELQLVVPSRENENNNHSVSREQAVTSCRGSTERSPQDTDPDVPSSISAVTTETGSDEVFIISAGPGTSGLSFTTYRIQDKNLKRSVTSPASVSDWLSSQPAAAGAAEKGNVQLENPCPRQRTWSARTFHDFLAPIPQLQKKWCSWSTNSPFTKLVDSSGFSTAARSQGVPTRKRQRKLTSCNLKKSRFGNPYFGFLASSPDSKHVRSLDPSRHLGAPSPVNSQSPKNLLESSNPLKINLVNGSKTKELMVETDKNKPVFVISEEGDDQQPLVLAEHLSQCGDHLSEQNAVYAPAAPEKQPVVLTAEGNSSATFTSSLPLWAKSPTSYKGHGKAPSSSRDQQSSAGGDASTTETSQNCDTPAAPTLGQASVQ